The proteins below are encoded in one region of Rana temporaria chromosome 2, aRanTem1.1, whole genome shotgun sequence:
- the PPP1R15B gene encoding protein phosphatase 1 regulatory subunit 15B, translating into MFADKNDRSSPGLRALLGRFLRGLHPYRLFQRVGAAWSYVMGPWEASSFLPSGWLIHRSVRSGELPEVLEALGLRSGSWEELGECLDELGPWKEFLPPEVGVDLDLLKSWQGVSSGKDEDSTFEELNTWQKVHSNMQVFWEQGLAWNDTAEPNQEECHKTSSASHTFSSADQTLTNEHKPYKVTHEISGAQPQCSSLGILTYILNVGSGGVQAGLQWKDGEDVDVIVDDSSHSPFEIQHIRNKRLRFLQQNKTPEVLTSGVKQKASEMEQSQTIVSKLPDPMHLSLPDQDVSNLNLDLPVSECLEAQSTKIQDLCEWLPDFSLTQGDVLESPEMIEMYEKYSSCDQQPVAFQEVDESNNRQHLCPSSPDKDQGYHSLEYWQCTPVPQSLTTVTPEPCELDRESVLFALPTGLSACPDDQNNELHNEIPISSVTVCTNKHIGFILGTVVSDDDDSSPSSSDEWDKEEDDDDGFDSEGSISSTASETSVPEDVLYDLFCSADPYSLQNFTASLQTGVTPGENSLSLETLDQPQSDEESWCDSNAESDSESDCSADEQENLRLWNAFLKSDDPYNPLYFTAPVQTSETRQSSEIANTNSEMVCRPLQNEKVTLVTHQAYDLQQLQFKETYSVEDNANLGHKKVTFHEKVTIYYVCNEERKGHWEELARDRCRFQRRIKETEFVIGHCLTPDHRQRAWERIQGQWGS; encoded by the coding sequence ATGTTTGCTGACAAGAACGACAGGTCCTCCCCGGGACTCCGGGCCTTGCTAGGCCGCTTTCTGCGCGGCTTGCACCCGTACCGTCTTTTTCAGCGGGTTGGAGCTGCTTGGTCTTATGTAATGGGACCCTGGGAAGCGTCGTCCTTCCTCCCTTCCGGCTGGTTGATTCACAGGTCGGTGCGGTCTGGTGAGTTACCCGAGGTGCTTGAAGCTCTGGGCTTACGCTCAGGGTCCTGGGAGGAGCTGGGAGAATGCTTAGACGAGCTGGGTCCGTGGAAAGAGTTCCTTCCCCCTGAGGTTGGAGTTGATCTGGACCTTCTGAAATCGTGGCAAGGTGTCTCTTCTGGTAAAGATGAGGACTCCACGTTCGAGGAACTGAACACCTGGCAAAAGGTTCATAGTAACATGCAGGTGTTCTGGGAGCAAGGATTAGCTTGGAACGATACTGCAGAGCCAAACCAAGAAGAGTGCCATAAAACATCCTCTGCCAGTCATACTTTCTCTTCTGCTGACCAGACCCTTACTAATGAACACAAACCCTACAAAGTAACCCACGAGATAAGTGGAGCCCAGCCACAGTGTTCCTCCCTTGGTATACTAACATATATCTTAAATGTTGGGAGTGGTGGGGTACAGGCTGGCCTTCAATGGAAAGATGGCGAAGATGTAGATGTCATTGTAGACGACTCTAGTCATAGTCCGTTTGAGATTCAGCATATCCGGAACAAGAGACTGCGCTTTCTGCAGCAGAACAAGACTCCGGAGGTTCTCACTTCTGGTGTCAAGCAAAAAGCTAGTGAGATGGAACAGAGTCAAACTATAGTGTCCAAACTCCCTGATCCTATGCACTTGTCATTACCCGACCAGGATGTTTCTAATTTAAATTTAGATTTGCCTGTGTCTGAATGTCTTGAGGCTCAAAGTACAAAAATACAGGACCTGTGTGAGTGGCTGCCAGATTTTAGCTTGACACAGGGAGATGTTCTGGAGTCTCCAGAAATGATTGAGATGTATGAAAAGTATAGTTCCTGTGACCAGCAACCAGTTGCATTTCAGGAAGTGGACGAGTCAAACAACCGCCAGCATTTATGTCCTTCCAGTCCTGATAAGGACCAAGGATATCACAGTCTGGAATACTGGCAGTGTACACCTGTTCCACAAAGTCTTACCACAGTCACACCTGAACCCTGTGAGTTAGACAGGGAGTCTGTATTATTTGCTTTGCCAACGGGGCTGTCAGCTTGTCCAGATGACCAAAACAATGAACTGCACAATGAAATTCCTATTTCTTCTGTTACTGTTTGCACAAATAAACATATTGGCTTCATTTTGGGAACAGTTGTAAGCGATGATGATGATTCAAGTCCATCAAGCAGCGATGAATGGGACAAGgaagaggatgatgatgatggattTGACAGTGAAGGATCAATATCCTCCACTGCCAGTGAAACTTCTGTCCCTGAAGATGTCCTGTATGATTTGTTTTGTTCTGCTGATCCTTACAGCCTTCAGAATTTCACAGCCTCATTACAAACTGGTGTTACACCTGGAGAAAACTCTCTTTCTTTGGAAACACTGGATCAGCCTCAGTCTGATGAAGAATCGTGGTGTGATAGTAATGCAGAGTCAGACAGTGAGAGTGACTGTAGTGCTGATGAACAGGAAAATCTAAGACTTTGGAATGCATTTTTAAAATCAGATGATCCTTACAACCCCCTTTACTTTACAGCCCCTGTGCAAACATCAGAAACAAGACAGAGTAGTGAAATTGCCAACACAAATTCAGAGATGGTTTGTAGACCCCTTCAAAATGAAAAGGTAACCTTGGTTACACATCAAGCTTATGACCTCCAGCAACTGCAGTTTAAAGAAACGTACAGTGTGGAAGATAATGCCAATCTTGGACATAAAAAG